CTTGATCCGCATCATAGAAATTCTCTATTGAACGTTCTGCAGTCCATTCCTTCCTTGTTCCTTGCGGGTGTTTATCAAAGCGATGTTCTTGCAGCGAGCTGTAGAACCAATAGCTCGGCGCTTCATTGGACAACATAATCGTTTTATCCTCGTTGAAAAGTCCTTCTGCCATTCCTGTATTCTCGAACCACATCACTTCCATATCCGCCTCGCCAATCGCGGAGCGATAGACGTCCTCGTCGCTTGTAAAAGCAATACAAAAAGATTCTAACCCTTTAACGTGGAACATTAATTTAAAAGGTGACTTTCTCAACGTCAAACTATGATTTACAGAAGCGACTAACTTGTAGTCCTGTTTCGCTTTGATGCTAACGGATTGTTGTGCGATTGCGTATGAACAAATCGAGCACAGCGAAAATAGCATGAAGAAGTTCTTGAATTTCATAGTGTAAAAAAAGAAAAATCCCCCAACAGAAAAAATAGCTGTTTTGGGGGATTTATATAAAAGGGATGTATAGCCTTTTAATTAGCCAACAATCTCTTGAATTTCGTTCATGATTTTCTGAGCAATCGCTTCCGCTGCTTCAGGTGTATGTCCTTCCGAATAGATACGAATAATAGGTTCTGTATTGGATTTACGAAGGTGAACCCATTCATTCTCGAAATCTATTTTCAAACCGTCAATCGTAGAGTGTTCCTCATGTGCGTATTTCTCTTGCATCTTCGCTAATAGATTATCGATATCTAACCCTGGTGTAAGGGTGATTTTGTTCTTCGACATGAAATATTGAGGAAGTTCTGCACGGTACTCTGAAGCCTTCTTCCCTAACTTCGCTAAATGCGTTAAAAATAAGGCAACACCTACTAATGCATCGCGACCGTAGTGAGAAGCTGGATAGATTACTCCACCGTTACCTTCGCCACCCATCACAGCATCAACTTCCTTCATTTTTGTTACCACATTCACCTCGCCTACTGCAGCAGCAAAGTATTCACCGCCGTGCTTCAAGGTTACATCACGCAAGGCGCGAGTTGAGGAGAGATTGGATACGGTATTTCCCTTTTTATGAGTTAAGATGAAATCCGAAACAGCCACTAAAGTGTATTCTTCACCAAATAGTTCGCCATCCTCCATCATAAATACTAAGCGATCAACATCCGGATCTACTGCGATTCCTAAGTCAGCTTTATTGTCTAATACTGCTTTCGAAAGATCGGTCAAATGCTCTTTTAAAGGTTCAGGATTGTGAGGGAATAAACCATTTGGCTCGCAGTGGATCTTATAAACCGTCTCCACCCCTAAGGCCTTAAGAAGCTCAGGAATAAAAACTCCACCTGTACTATTAACAGCGTCTACCGCAACTTTAAAGTTTGCTTGCTTAATTGCTTCCACATCAACAAATTCCAACGCTAGCACATCATCAATATGTCTTTGCAAGAATGTGTCATCCTTAGTAACCTTGCCCAAGTCCTCTACCTGTGCGAAATCAAAGTCAAGGCTCTCTCCTAATTCGAGAACTTCCTTACCCTTCGCATCATCGATAAATTCGCCTTTGTTATTCAATAATTTTAAGGCATTCCACTGTCCTGGATTATGCGATGCTGTCAGGATAATCCCTCCTGCTGCTTGCAATTTAGGAACAGCAATCTCTACCGTTGGTGTTGTTGAAAGCCCTAAATCGATTACATCGATACCAATGCTTTGCAACGTTCCGATAACTAAGTTAGACACCATTTCGCCCGATACACGAGCATCGCGTCCAACAACGATTGTTTTGTTTTCAGCACCTTCCGTAACAATTTTACCGTATGCAGCTGTGAATTTCACAATGTCAACCGGGGTTAAGTTGTCACCAGGTCGTCCTCCAATTGTTCCGCGGATTCCAGAAATAGATTTTATTAATGCCATAGATGTTCAAATTGATATAATGGCGGTAAATTTAAAGGATTTAAACAATTAATTCGATTATTATTCTTTTTTTCCATTATTTGCCTATCTTTGTTGCAACAATGTTTCATTTGCAATAATCGAAAGGCTAGTTGCATTTTTTTTATAGATTTGGTTTGATAATTTTCAGACAAATCTATTTCATAAATATGTTAGATAAAATAATTCAATTCGATCAAGATTTTTTCCTAGCTATCAATCAAGGACTTAGCAATCCCGTTTTTGATTGGTTATTGCCGATATTACGTAATCCTTATACTTGGTCACCTCTTTACTTATTCCTGATCATCTTTTTCATTAAACATTATGGAAAAGTAGGCGTTTTGATCGTTGCTTGTACTTTAGCAACTTTTGGAATCTCGGATGCCACTTCTTCTCATTTGATTAAGAAATCGGTGAAACGGGTAAGGCCATGTAACGACGTTGTATTCAAAAATGAAGTCAACTTAAGAGCGCGCTGCGGGTCAGGCTATAGTTTTACCTCGTCCCATGCGACCAACCATTTTGCGATGGCATTCTTCTGGATTGTTCTATTCCGTAGAAAATGGCGCCATACCTTATGGTTATGCATCTTATGGGCCGCTTCAATCGCGTTTTCTCAAATCTATGTAGGTGTGCATTATCCGCTCGACATTCTCTGTGGGGCAATATTAGGCATGCTGATTGGTTTAGGAACGGGATATCTCTTTAAGCGTTTTTTTCCGAAATTTTTCGAACCCACTAACCAAATTCCAGCAACAAAACCTGCATGAGTAGTTTCCTGATTGTATCCATCTTATTTTTCTCCGCCCTAGTGGCCGGTATCGCGGTATTCTTTGTAAAAAAAGATAACACCCAGCTATTAAAACTTATCTTATCGTTCAGTGGTGCATACCTCTTCGCGATTACTGTACTTCACTTAATTCCAGAAGTTTACCATAGCGGACAGACATCAGGCGAAGTTATAGGATTATACATATTAGGAGGATTCTTATTTCAGCTTGTTTTAGAACATTTCTCTCAGGGTATCGAGCATGGACATATTCATCAACATGAGCATAAGTTTCCAATCGGAATCTTAATCAGTTTATGTTTGCATGCTTTCTTGGAAGGTTTTCCGTTAGCATCAGGGCATAGAAATGAGCTAGTATTCGGT
The DNA window shown above is from Sphingobacterium hotanense and carries:
- the glmM gene encoding phosphoglucosamine mutase, which translates into the protein MALIKSISGIRGTIGGRPGDNLTPVDIVKFTAAYGKIVTEGAENKTIVVGRDARVSGEMVSNLVIGTLQSIGIDVIDLGLSTTPTVEIAVPKLQAAGGIILTASHNPGQWNALKLLNNKGEFIDDAKGKEVLELGESLDFDFAQVEDLGKVTKDDTFLQRHIDDVLALEFVDVEAIKQANFKVAVDAVNSTGGVFIPELLKALGVETVYKIHCEPNGLFPHNPEPLKEHLTDLSKAVLDNKADLGIAVDPDVDRLVFMMEDGELFGEEYTLVAVSDFILTHKKGNTVSNLSSTRALRDVTLKHGGEYFAAAVGEVNVVTKMKEVDAVMGGEGNGGVIYPASHYGRDALVGVALFLTHLAKLGKKASEYRAELPQYFMSKNKITLTPGLDIDNLLAKMQEKYAHEEHSTIDGLKIDFENEWVHLRKSNTEPIIRIYSEGHTPEAAEAIAQKIMNEIQEIVG
- a CDS encoding phosphatase PAP2 family protein; its protein translation is MLDKIIQFDQDFFLAINQGLSNPVFDWLLPILRNPYTWSPLYLFLIIFFIKHYGKVGVLIVACTLATFGISDATSSHLIKKSVKRVRPCNDVVFKNEVNLRARCGSGYSFTSSHATNHFAMAFFWIVLFRRKWRHTLWLCILWAASIAFSQIYVGVHYPLDILCGAILGMLIGLGTGYLFKRFFPKFFEPTNQIPATKPA